A genomic segment from Dermacentor silvarum isolate Dsil-2018 chromosome 11, BIME_Dsil_1.4, whole genome shotgun sequence encodes:
- the LOC125941251 gene encoding uncharacterized protein LOC125941251, with product MYWAYVNNVPGLVGFGHDEPLAPSYVTMTSPSQTTLPTAASTRVQTPSQQPPAIPGPSQTPEEALLRPMPQEQPDRLEHFLSGYGLQSADDECFAFVNASWTLWNYLIRLGAVRRSAESHASGERGRIAALVVAPPSTPLPTHVDNGGLLLDEEDGPFTGREE from the exons ATGTACTGGGCGTACGTCAATAACGTCCCCGGATTGGTGGGGTTCGGCCACGACGAACCGCTGGCACCGTCGTACGTGACTATGACATCTCCGAGCCAGACAACGCTTCCCACCGCGGCTTCAACCCGAGTGCAGACCCCATCCCAGCAGCCACCGGCGATTCCCGGACCATCACAGACGCCTGAG GAGGCCTTACTGCGACCGATGCCGCAGGAGCAGCCAGACCGCCTGGAGCACTTCCTCAGCGGGTACGGACTGCAATCGGCCGATGACGAGTGCTTCGCCTTCGTGAACGCGTCGTGGACCCTGTGGAATTACTTGATCCGGCTTGGCGCCGTAAGGAGGAGCGCCGAGTCACACGCCAGTGGTGAACGAGGGCGCATTGCGGCGCTCGTGGTGGCGCCGCCGTCCACGCCACTCCCCACCCACGTCGACAACGGCGGGCTTCTCTTGGATGAGGAAGACGGACCCTTCACCGGCCGCGAAGAATGA